Below is a genomic region from Erigeron canadensis isolate Cc75 chromosome 7, C_canadensis_v1, whole genome shotgun sequence.
CACCCATTCCACTAAATGTGTCATACTTTGAATTTTAAAGTCTtactttataaactttaaccttaaatattttgatttgtgttatatagtatttgataaaagttatattaattgattgagttttaaatacatattttattggtataattctcatcaaatattatataatacaaattaaaatatttaaagtcaaattttataaaaaaaaagcattaaaaatcaaaataggaCATATTTAATGGGACGAAGGGAGTATGTAATAAATTATAGAAAAAACGATAATTTTCATCGCATGTTAAACCAAATTCAAACATTAAGCCATATTTAAGCTTTTCACCAAATGATTACATAAAGTCCGTTTGATACCATTACCATATTGAACCAAATAAGTACAATTATGAAGAGACAAATTTAATATGGAATTGTAAACAAATTTATGTGTGTAATGTAACATAATTAAactagaaaaaaatataaagcaCCGCAAGCATTAATCATGTCACCTCAATAATATATACTGTCCCTCCCTCTCTAATCCACCCATCATATTCATAGACCtgtctctttcttttttttccctttagtCACGCTACCCAAATAGACCCCACAAATCCccattttttcttcttctttttttttttttacagtcttcttttttcaactttaaaacTTCAAATTTCACCAAAATGCCCATTTAGCTCTCACTCCAACCTTCAATACATTTCAAATTTTCATCTGGGTATCACTTAAATCTACCAAAAATTCATAATTTTACTCTTTGGTTTCTCTAAAATCTACACATTTTCATTTGGGTATCAGTCAAACCTTCAAAAAATCCAATATTTCCATCTGGGTATCATTCAATCCTTCAAAAAATCCAATTGTTTTCACCTGGGTATCACtcaaaacttaaaaagtttcaaaatttcCATCTGGGTATTACtccattttccaaaaaaattatcaataaaaatggactcatcatcatcaccatcaaagtttgattcaatcACAACACCACACAGAACACCATCATTCAAAGAAGACACATACCATCTCTACAATCTCAAACCATCTGAAAAGAAAGCCCTTCAAGAACTCAAAGAAAAACTCACCACACCTGAGAATGCTGACATCAGCATGTGGGGCATCCCACTGCTACCAACAACCACCACATCTGAGAAAGCTGACGTCATCCTGTTGAAATTCCTAAGGGCAAGAGACTTTAGAGTTCAAGATTCATTGACCATGTTACAAAAGTGTCTTGCTTGGAGGAAAGAATTTGGTGCAGACAACATTGTTGATGAAGAATTAGGGTTTAAGGAACTTGAAGGTGTAGTGGCATATATGAATGGGTATGATAAAGAAGGCCATCCTGTTTGTTACAATGCATATGGTGTgtttaaagataaagaaatgtATGAGAAAATATTTGGAGATAATGACAAGTTGAAAAAGTTTTTGAGATGGAGAGTTCAAGTTCTTGAAAGAGGGATTAAAATGTTGCATTTTAAACCTGGTGGGATTAATAGTATTATTCAAGTTACTGATcttaaagatatgcctaaaagAGAACTTAGAGTTGCTTCTAATCATATTTTGTCTTTGTTTCAAGACAATTATCCTGAAATGGTTGCTAAAAAGGTACGAGcatgttttaatttcttttactacTAATAGTagtatttttcattaattagaTATCTTTGCTAGCTTTAGTGTAGTTTACATTTTATTACTCTAATATAATGTATGCAAAGTATTTTTATCTTAAATATGTCTTAGTGCATTAGTAGGTTGTACTGTAATGTACAACTCATTGATGTTTgtgaaaagttgaaagttttTAAGCTTTTGACTTTTTCTTCCTCCAAGAAAATTACCACCTAGAAATGGTTTGATTGTAAGCCACTTTCACTTACCAAATTTGAAAGTTTCCCTCTAAATTGTTTTTATGCACTCATGGGTTTGTA
It encodes:
- the LOC122607592 gene encoding patellin-6, with the protein product MDSSSSPSKFDSITTPHRTPSFKEDTYHLYNLKPSEKKALQELKEKLTTPENADISMWGIPLLPTTTTSEKADVILLKFLRARDFRVQDSLTMLQKCLAWRKEFGADNIVDEELGFKELEGVVAYMNGYDKEGHPVCYNAYGVFKDKEMYEKIFGDNDKLKKFLRWRVQVLERGIKMLHFKPGGINSIIQVTDLKDMPKRELRVASNHILSLFQDNYPEMVAKKIFINVPWYFSMLYSMFSPFLTQRTKSKFVLSKEGNVAETLYKYIRPEDVPVQYGGLSRPNESNGPPKPASEFTVKGGEKVNIQIEGIEAGSTITWDIVVGGWELEYSAEYVPIANGSYTIAVEKSRKVGSGEEAVHNSYTTKEPGKLVLSVDNSASRKRKVASYRYQVRKPPVVM